The genome window ATCCCTGCGACCATTGTCATGCCTGAAGCGACTCCTAGTATCAAGCACTTGAATGTTGCTCGTTTGGGCGGCCATGTTGTGTTGCATGGCGCTGATTTCGATGCGGCCAAGGAGGAGTGCGCGAGAAGAGAGGTGCAAGATGGTCTTATCAACATCCCTCCCTTCGACGATCCCTACGTTATCGCTGGTCAGGGAACCATTGGAAATGAATTGTTTGGCCAGGTTAACATGGCCAAGGTGGAGGCTATCTTCTGCGGTGTCGGCGGTGGTGGTCTCATTGCCGGAATTGGTCTGTATGTCAAGCGCATGGCTCCTCACGTCAAGATCATCGGTGTTGAAGCCCACGACGCCAACGCCATGGCGCAGTCGTTGAAGGCGGGAGAGCGGGTATTGCTCAAGGAGGTGGGCCTGTTCGCAGATGGTGCTGCCGTCAAGATTCCTGGAGAAGAGACATTCCGCATCTGCAAGGAGGTTATCGACGACGTTGTTGAAGTGACGACCGACGAGATCTGCGCCGCTATCAAGGACATGTACGACGACACCCGATCTGGCCTTGAGCCCGCTGGAGCCCTCTCCATCGCCGGTCTCAAGAAATACGTCTCCCAGAACCCCTCAAACGACTCGAAGCGAAACCTCATTGCCGTCACATCAGGCGCCAACATGAACTTTGACCGTCTGAGATTCGTCGCTGAGCGTGCCACCATGGGTGAGGGTAAGGAGGCTTTGCTTGCCGTGCAGATTCCCGAACAACCTGGAGCATTCTccgagctcatcaacaacatcatgcCCCATGCCGTTACCGAGTTTACCTACCGATACTCGACAGACGAAGTCGCCAACATCCTCATTGGTGTGTCTCTGACCGCTCCCGCCCACCAGCGATCAGAGGAACTCCGCTCTCTCATGGACCGCATCCAATCCAACAACATGAACGTAACCGATCTATCACAAGATGAGCTTGCAAAGAGTCACATTCGATACCTCGTCGGCGGTCGATCCGGTGTTCCCAACGAGCGACTATACATGTTCACCTTCCCCGAGAGACCTGGAGCCCTCGAGAAGTTCCTCGTGACACTTCGACCCAAGTTCAACATCAGCCTGTTCCAGTACCGCAACTACGGCGGTGATGTGGGTAAGATTGTTACTGGCATCTTATGTCCTGACGACGAGGTTCCTGAGCTGGAGTCATTTTTGCGCAAGATCGGATACCCCTATGAAGACTGCACCAACTCGCAAGTGTTCAAGACATTCCTGCGTACTTAGAGCGAGTTGACGAGAAGGCATGAATATCTGGGTAGTGTAATATTCGGCGTTAGGTTCATAAAAGGTGATGTCCAGTTCTGTAAAAGACGGCTGTTGTTATTTGGGCCACAGATTTAGCGAATTTGAACGAAACGATGTAGACTGGAATTATGTGCATGGGACATTCAATATAGAAATGGACTGAAGAGTACACCTGAGCTGATTTGTTTGAAGCTTTATTACCGAGGTTGTGAATGTGCTGTAATACATTATACCGTGAATACGCGGGGATGTCTGCCGTTCATATCCACTTGCTTATTGCCGCAACCGTTTCATGGGCATGCTCATGTATATCTAGTCGAGTCCATCGGTCATCCCAGTGGCAATCCATGTACCCTTTGATGGGTACGCAGACCATATGCTCACCACTATCGTTGTGATGATGGTCATCTGTGTTGCTGGAGCATTCAACCCTGGAACCTTGATGTGCTGTGCATTCAATCTGCTGCCACGATTCATAGCCCTCGGTGGAACAACCACCATCACCGTGACAGCAATGAGCCTGAATCACATTGCTGTAGCAAACC of Fusarium oxysporum Fo47 chromosome I, complete sequence contains these proteins:
- a CDS encoding tryptophan synthase beta subunit-like PLP-dependent enzyme, whose protein sequence is MPSAHDPIVAVPANGAVNGTTNGTNGDSHSRPHTPMTGMALTEYSVNPSTPSEEKRARIKEIVPDEYLLPTGYPDYLRLIASATSRVYEACKVTPLTHAINLSNRLECNVLLKREDEQPVFSFKLRGAYNKMAHLDPKKSWKGVVCCSAGNHAQGVAFSARKLKIPATIVMPEATPSIKHLNVARLGGHVVLHGADFDAAKEECARREVQDGLINIPPFDDPYVIAGQGTIGNELFGQVNMAKVEAIFCGVGGGGLIAGIGLYVKRMAPHVKIIGVEAHDANAMAQSLKAGERVLLKEVGLFADGAAVKIPGEETFRICKEVIDDVVEVTTDEICAAIKDMYDDTRSGLEPAGALSIAGLKKYVSQNPSNDSKRNLIAVTSGANMNFDRLRFVAERATMGEGKEALLAVQIPEQPGAFSELINNIMPHAVTEFTYRYSTDEVANILIGVSLTAPAHQRSEELRSLMDRIQSNNMNVTDLSQDELAKSHIRYLVGGRSGVPNERLYMFTFPERPGALEKFLVTLRPKFNISLFQYRNYGGDVGKIVTGILCPDDEVPELESFLRKIGYPYEDCTNSQVFKTFLRT